Below is a genomic region from Oceaniferula flava.
AGCTTCGTCCGGAGCTCCGTGACTGCTGGGGGATGCTGGCTGGCATCGAGATGATCCAGGGCATCGATCACCATGGCCACGAGATCATCGCGCTGGGCGAGATCCGCGAGCTTGGTTTTGGACTTGGTTTTCAATTTGATTTTCTCCACCCAAATATTTTCCAGACCGAGATCCTCCGTGATCAGTCGGCATTCCGACTCAATGCGCGACGGCTCGGAGTGAAGGGTGCCGTGCAGTTCGGTGTGTCCTGTTAGGTTGACGCGCACGACCGCCAAACGGTCGCCGGATTTCTCGATTGCATCGTCAAAGGCAGTGCGGATGGCGTCGAAGAGCTGATCGAGTTCAGTGAGGTCCGAGCAATCGATCTCCGTCTGGTGCCAGCGCACAGTATCGAGGGCGTGGAAATCGAAATCCTGCACCTGAAGGTCGGCATCGACACGCACGAGGTAGCAGCCTTTGGGACCGGTCTCCTTGGCGTGACGCCCCTGTATGTTTCCAGAGTAAACGATGTGGGGCGACTGCTGGTGCACCTCGCGTTTGTGGATGTGGCCGAGCGCCCAGTAATCGTAGCCGTGCTGCGCCAGCTGCTGTTGGGTGCAGGGGGCGTAGTTTCCGTGACCGGCTTGATCTCCCAAGTTGGTGTGGAGCAGGCCGATGTTGAAGTGCTCGGCCACGGGAGCAGGGTAGGATTCTGCGAGGTTCTCAGTCACCGACGGAGTGGCGAAACTTTGGCCGTGGATGCTCACCGGGTGTCCCTGCACCGTGACGGTCGCAGCTTTGCCGCTTTTAAAATGATGCACGTTATCCGGTAGGGTGAGCGCCTTGGTAATTTTCGACTCGGCATCGTGGTTGCCG
It encodes:
- a CDS encoding metallophosphoesterase family protein, with the protein product MFTFIHAADIHLDSPLTGLSQYQDAPVERIRNATRTALTNLVDLSIERQIDFLLIAGDLYNGDWKDYNTGLFFIREMRRLDEAGIPVYLISGNHDAESKITKALTLPDNVHHFKSGKAATVTVQGHPVSIHGQSFATPSVTENLAESYPAPVAEHFNIGLLHTNLGDQAGHGNYAPCTQQQLAQHGYDYWALGHIHKREVHQQSPHIVYSGNIQGRHAKETGPKGCYLVRVDADLQVQDFDFHALDTVRWHQTEIDCSDLTELDQLFDAIRTAFDDAIEKSGDRLAVVRVNLTGHTELHGTLHSEPSRIESECRLITEDLGLENIWVEKIKLKTKSKTKLADLAQRDDLVAMVIDALDHLDASQHPPAVTELRTKLPPEALRELQFDAPSKADRDALKDEVSAIVLHALTIAD